The Desulfuromonas versatilis genome has a segment encoding these proteins:
- a CDS encoding polysaccharide biosynthesis protein — MAISVGLLNRGSLRSALMLGFQALVVSSSFLLAFLVRFDGDIPAPYWEAFYATLPAIILIKLAVFWRMRLFSGWWRYVSLPDLLVLLRANCYASLGFLLYVVTIHHLTALPRSVLVLDGLFCFLALSGARVLTRILRENHILYQKDKIANREHLLIVGAGAVGQSIVREIRQNPHLNREVIGYIDNDPERHQQRFQGVAVLGPVDRLERLCRERGVDQVVIAQPALGPKELREILERCRKAGVKSKILPSVEDIITDAVSVQHIRDVQLQDLLGRKPVRIDLEEIRGYLQNKRILVTGAGGSIGSEICRQVASFGPACVLLLDNAETPLFHVENELRERFPAVAFETSLSDIRDLARMEYIFSHWRPEVVFHAAAYKHVPMSEHNPIEAIRNNVIGTRNLADRAHDFGVQQFVMVSTDKAVRPTNAMGASKRAAEIYVQTLARTSPTNFVTVRFGNVLGSNGSVVPIFKEQIRRGGPVTVTHADITRFFMTIPEAVQLVLQAGSMGRGGDIMLLDMGEPVKVLHLAEELIRLSGLKPYEDIEIVFTGLRPGEKLYEELLLDDEGVRPTRHEKICVANAVFHDPATLKAQIEDLYQSCRHMDLEGALRVLNRIVPEYKISRDLALPHPGRAIPPGAGEGPAPYVLLRS; from the coding sequence ATGGCCATTTCGGTTGGGCTTTTGAATAGAGGCAGTCTGCGTTCGGCCCTGATGCTGGGGTTTCAGGCTCTGGTGGTTTCGTCATCGTTTCTGCTGGCGTTTTTAGTGAGGTTCGACGGCGACATCCCCGCACCATATTGGGAGGCTTTCTACGCGACCCTCCCCGCCATCATCTTGATAAAACTGGCGGTATTCTGGCGGATGAGGCTCTTTTCGGGCTGGTGGCGATACGTTTCCCTGCCGGACCTGTTGGTGTTGCTGCGGGCCAACTGTTACGCCTCGCTGGGCTTTTTGCTTTACGTGGTGACGATCCATCATTTGACCGCCTTGCCCCGCTCGGTCCTGGTTCTGGACGGGCTGTTCTGCTTCCTGGCCCTGAGCGGAGCTAGGGTCCTGACCCGAATCCTGCGGGAGAACCACATTCTTTACCAAAAGGACAAGATCGCCAACCGCGAGCATCTGCTGATCGTCGGTGCGGGCGCCGTGGGCCAGTCGATCGTCAGGGAGATCCGCCAGAACCCCCACTTGAACCGGGAGGTGATCGGCTACATCGACAACGATCCCGAGCGGCATCAACAGCGCTTTCAGGGCGTCGCGGTCCTGGGGCCGGTGGACCGGCTGGAGCGGCTGTGCCGCGAGCGCGGAGTGGACCAGGTGGTGATCGCCCAGCCGGCGCTCGGCCCCAAGGAGCTGCGGGAAATCCTCGAGCGCTGCCGCAAGGCAGGGGTTAAATCGAAGATTCTGCCCTCGGTAGAGGACATCATCACCGATGCGGTTTCGGTGCAGCATATCAGAGACGTCCAACTCCAAGACCTGCTGGGCCGCAAACCGGTGCGGATCGATTTGGAGGAAATACGCGGTTATCTGCAGAACAAGCGGATCCTGGTGACCGGTGCCGGCGGCAGCATCGGCAGTGAAATCTGTCGCCAGGTGGCGAGCTTTGGGCCGGCCTGCGTCCTGCTGCTGGACAATGCCGAGACCCCCCTTTTCCATGTGGAAAACGAGTTGCGGGAGAGGTTTCCGGCCGTGGCCTTCGAAACCAGCCTGAGCGATATCCGCGACCTGGCGCGAATGGAATACATCTTCAGCCACTGGCGGCCCGAGGTGGTGTTTCACGCCGCCGCCTACAAGCATGTCCCCATGTCCGAGCACAACCCCATCGAGGCGATCCGCAACAACGTCATCGGAACCCGGAATCTCGCTGACCGGGCCCACGATTTTGGCGTCCAGCAGTTTGTCATGGTCTCTACCGACAAGGCGGTGCGTCCCACCAACGCCATGGGTGCGAGCAAGCGGGCGGCCGAGATCTATGTGCAGACCCTCGCCCGGACCAGCCCGACCAACTTCGTGACGGTGCGCTTCGGCAATGTCCTGGGGAGCAACGGAAGCGTGGTGCCGATATTCAAGGAGCAGATCCGTAGGGGCGGCCCGGTGACCGTCACCCACGCCGACATCACCCGGTTTTTCATGACCATTCCCGAAGCGGTGCAACTGGTTCTCCAGGCCGGCAGCATGGGGCGGGGAGGGGACATCATGCTGCTCGACATGGGCGAGCCGGTGAAGGTTCTGCACCTGGCCGAGGAGTTGATCCGACTCTCGGGGTTGAAGCCCTACGAGGATATCGAGATCGTCTTCACCGGCCTGCGTCCCGGGGAGAAGCTCTATGAAGAACTGTTGCTGGATGACGAAGGAGTGCGTCCGACCAGGCACGAAAAGATCTGCGTCGCCAACGCTGTCTTTCACGATCCTGCAACCCTGAAGGCGCAGATCGAGGACCTTTACCAGTCCTGTCGCCACATGGACCTGGAGGGGGCGCTCAGGGTTCTCAACAGGATAGTTCCGGAATACAAGATCAGCCGCGACCTGGCCTTGCCTCACCCCGGGCGTGCGATCCCCCCGGGAGCAGGCGAGGGGCCGGCCCCCTATGTCTTGTTGCGCTCCTGA
- a CDS encoding response regulator transcription factor — protein sequence MPIRLLICCRNYLLAEGLGKLLEDAEQLVVGGVTCRAEELTTMLRDSPDVVLCDRTSCEHVFTQNLPVNGTKVLLLANEENGPFNYVDLQEMVAKGLAGIMPFDSDSQLLKKAIVKLHAGELWIDHKTISNALVSKSEEKPNIRLTKKEAEILKYVCAGDTNKKIAQRLNISEQTVKSHCNHLFKKFGVKNRVKLALQASRSASKFLNAGTGGNVSTD from the coding sequence ATGCCAATCCGACTGTTGATCTGCTGCCGCAACTATCTGCTCGCAGAGGGCTTGGGGAAATTGCTGGAAGATGCCGAACAGCTGGTCGTCGGCGGGGTGACCTGCAGAGCGGAGGAATTGACCACCATGCTCAGGGACTCTCCCGACGTGGTCCTGTGCGACCGGACCAGTTGCGAGCACGTGTTCACCCAGAACCTGCCCGTTAATGGGACCAAGGTGCTGCTGCTGGCCAATGAGGAGAATGGGCCCTTTAATTACGTGGATCTTCAGGAGATGGTTGCCAAGGGGTTGGCGGGGATCATGCCGTTTGACTCGGATTCCCAGCTGCTGAAAAAGGCCATCGTCAAGCTGCATGCCGGCGAGCTCTGGATCGATCACAAGACCATCAGCAATGCCCTGGTCAGTAAAAGCGAGGAAAAGCCCAACATCCGGCTGACCAAGAAAGAGGCCGAAATCCTCAAATATGTCTGTGCGGGCGACACCAACAAGAAGATCGCCCAGAGGCTGAACATCAGCGAGCAGACCGTCAAGTCCCACTGCAACCACCTTTTCAAGAAATTCGGGGTCAAGAACCGGGTGAAACTGGCCCTGCAAGCTTCCCGCTCGGCTTCGAAATTCCTCAACGCCGGCACCGGGGGAAATGTCAGCACCGATTGA
- a CDS encoding GNAT family N-acetyltransferase, producing the protein MNLEVEVRFAQVRDVGAVCSLALRSFGAELTDRLIYGSGGFPFYMREQLEVPGGFSDTRYLVAASGGEMAGFAEILCRPPQLFLNYICADKQKNIKGLGSLLLYRSLQTLGAGNCRSLLLDVFDSNVKAVSWYRALGFEETGRHTWWAISLPECPPDVSGYLCQLPQAMACQRRFGFSRFQVRTAGQVYEVGMLGDRWFRITSPEILEDGDALGLLRRLDPGRRLLAILPEKTPPAGWLDKARTLDTSLRMEAGISPLMQALENKL; encoded by the coding sequence GTGAACCTGGAGGTTGAGGTGCGCTTTGCCCAAGTGAGGGATGTGGGGGCCGTCTGCTCCTTGGCGCTGAGATCCTTCGGCGCCGAATTGACCGATCGCCTGATCTATGGAAGCGGCGGTTTCCCGTTTTACATGAGGGAGCAGCTCGAGGTGCCCGGGGGATTTTCCGATACCAGGTACCTGGTGGCCGCCAGCGGAGGTGAAATGGCCGGCTTCGCCGAAATCCTCTGCCGCCCGCCTCAACTGTTCCTGAATTACATCTGTGCCGACAAGCAGAAAAATATCAAGGGCCTTGGCTCGCTGCTGCTGTATCGCTCGCTGCAAACGCTCGGCGCGGGAAACTGCAGGAGCCTGCTCCTTGATGTGTTTGATTCCAATGTCAAGGCGGTGAGCTGGTACCGGGCCCTGGGTTTCGAGGAAACTGGCCGTCATACCTGGTGGGCCATCTCGCTGCCTGAATGCCCGCCGGATGTCAGCGGCTATTTGTGCCAGCTGCCCCAGGCCATGGCTTGCCAAAGGCGGTTCGGTTTTTCCAGGTTTCAGGTGCGTACCGCCGGTCAGGTCTACGAGGTGGGGATGCTCGGGGATCGTTGGTTTCGCATCACCAGCCCGGAAATTCTCGAGGATGGCGACGCCCTCGGCCTGCTGCGTCGGCTCGACCCCGGCCGCCGCCTGTTGGCGATTCTCCCGGAAAAGACGCCCCCCGCGGGATGGCTGGACAAGGCCAGGACCCTGGACACCTCCTTGAGGATGGAGGCCGGCATTTCGCCGCTCATGCAAGCGCTGGAGAATAAACTCTAG
- a CDS encoding sugar transferase gives MKRCLDIISAALGVLLLSPLLLLTALLIRWRLGAPVLFRQQRLGRGAEIFSLFKFRTMTSEVDGEGRLLPDHLRLTPLGRFLRKTSIDELPELINVLRGEMSLVGPRPLLPRYLPYFTEAEKVRFEVRPGITGWAQIHGRNLLCWAKRFELDTWYVRHRSLFLDLRILYRTLAVVLTRRGAEVDPGRIMLDLDQERAGRDNNPTWRSTGEPGG, from the coding sequence ATGAAGCGCTGCCTCGACATCATTTCAGCTGCTTTGGGGGTGCTCCTGCTCAGCCCCCTGCTGCTGCTCACCGCGTTGCTGATCCGCTGGCGGCTTGGGGCGCCGGTGCTGTTCCGGCAGCAGCGGCTGGGGCGGGGGGCCGAAATCTTTTCCCTGTTCAAGTTTCGCACGATGACCTCGGAGGTGGACGGTGAGGGGCGCCTGCTCCCCGATCACCTTCGCCTGACGCCCCTGGGCCGCTTTTTGCGCAAGACCAGCATCGACGAATTGCCCGAACTGATCAACGTGCTGCGGGGCGAAATGAGCCTGGTGGGCCCGCGGCCGTTGCTGCCGCGCTATCTTCCTTATTTTACCGAGGCGGAGAAAGTCCGCTTCGAGGTGAGACCGGGGATTACCGGTTGGGCCCAGATCCATGGGCGGAACCTGCTCTGCTGGGCGAAACGGTTCGAACTGGACACCTGGTATGTACGCCACCGCTCACTGTTTCTGGACCTGCGCATTCTTTATCGGACCCTGGCCGTTGTCCTGACTCGCAGAGGGGCGGAGGTCGACCCGGGGCGCATCATGCTCGATCTCGATCAGGAGCGGGCCGGTAGAGACAACAACCCAACATGGAGGAGCACTGGTGAACCTGGAGGTTGA
- a CDS encoding GNAT family N-acetyltransferase — MAFWAEDQGACCLIPLVRRHLPAFLKAPAAWTDACSPYGYPSPLLAGEPARRLDHFLPAFRELCGQSGIVSIFLRLHPLLPLSLERAADFGRLVQHGDTVFIDLLQSSEEIWRQTRKNHRTDINKLLRTGFEALINDWSLARDFKRVYRQTMQRVGATDYYQFSDAYFDGLKEALSEKLNLCSVLSPTGEVAAAGLFTTCKGIVEFHLAGTEEKYLSHAPTKLMFDFVRRWGKDLGSEVFHLGGGVGGEIDPLYHFKAGFSKFRSPFFTLRLVQDAQGYQELCSRARGGVATGSAGGEDFFPCYRKGIRVS; from the coding sequence ATGGCTTTCTGGGCCGAGGACCAGGGTGCCTGCTGCCTGATTCCCCTGGTGCGGCGCCATCTGCCGGCATTTCTCAAGGCCCCGGCCGCCTGGACCGATGCCTGCTCCCCCTATGGTTACCCTTCACCGCTGCTGGCCGGAGAGCCCGCCCGGCGGTTGGATCATTTTCTTCCGGCGTTTCGGGAGTTGTGCGGGCAGAGCGGGATTGTTTCCATCTTTCTGCGCCTGCACCCGCTGTTGCCCCTATCCCTTGAACGCGCCGCAGATTTCGGGCGGTTGGTGCAGCATGGCGATACGGTGTTCATCGACCTGCTGCAGTCGAGTGAAGAGATCTGGCGGCAGACCCGGAAAAACCACCGGACCGACATCAACAAACTGCTTCGCACAGGTTTCGAGGCGCTCATCAACGACTGGAGCCTGGCCAGGGATTTCAAAAGGGTCTATCGCCAGACCATGCAGAGGGTCGGAGCCACGGACTATTACCAGTTCTCCGATGCCTATTTCGACGGGTTGAAAGAGGCGCTCAGTGAAAAGCTCAATCTTTGCTCGGTGCTCTCCCCCACGGGGGAGGTGGCTGCCGCCGGCCTGTTCACCACCTGTAAAGGGATTGTGGAGTTCCACCTGGCCGGCACCGAGGAGAAGTACCTGAGTCATGCCCCGACGAAGCTGATGTTTGATTTTGTCCGTCGCTGGGGAAAGGATCTGGGGAGCGAGGTGTTCCACCTGGGGGGCGGCGTCGGTGGAGAAATCGATCCCCTGTACCATTTCAAAGCCGGGTTTTCCAAATTTCGCAGTCCTTTTTTCACCTTGCGCCTGGTTCAGGATGCGCAAGGCTACCAGGAGCTGTGCTCCCGGGCCCGGGGGGGAGTTGCCACTGGCAGTGCCGGGGGGGAGGATTTTTTCCCCTGCTACCGAAAAGGCATAAGGGTGAGTTGA
- a CDS encoding sugar transferase: MDFALGGAALLVLSPLFLVLALLVRFKLGAPVLFRQARPGWKARPFTIYKFRTMLDARDPQGKPLPDEQRLTGFGRFLRSTSLDELPELLNVVKGEMSLVGPRPLLMEYLGRYSPEQARRHEVRPGITGWAQVNGRNALSWEEKFRHDVWYVDHQSLSLDVKILWLTLIKVIRREGISAEGYATAPFFLGNQQGGEDEPRER, encoded by the coding sequence ATGGATTTTGCCCTGGGGGGGGCGGCCTTGCTGGTGCTGTCGCCCCTGTTCCTGGTGCTGGCGCTGCTGGTGCGCTTCAAACTCGGGGCGCCGGTGCTCTTCCGCCAGGCCCGGCCAGGCTGGAAGGCCCGGCCCTTTACCATCTACAAGTTTCGCACCATGCTGGATGCCCGGGACCCGCAGGGAAAACCGCTTCCGGATGAGCAGCGCCTTACCGGATTCGGCAGGTTTTTGCGCAGTACCAGCCTGGACGAATTGCCCGAATTGTTAAACGTGGTCAAAGGGGAAATGAGTCTGGTGGGGCCCCGGCCGTTGCTGATGGAATATCTGGGCCGCTACTCCCCGGAGCAGGCGCGTCGCCATGAGGTGCGGCCGGGAATCACCGGTTGGGCCCAGGTCAATGGGCGCAACGCATTGAGCTGGGAGGAGAAATTCCGCCACGATGTCTGGTATGTGGACCATCAGTCGCTGAGCCTGGATGTGAAGATTCTCTGGCTTACCCTGATCAAGGTCATTCGGCGCGAGGGGATCAGTGCCGAAGGCTATGCCACGGCCCCCTTTTTTCTTGGAAACCAGCAAGGCGGCGAGGATGAGCCCCGGGAGCGCTGA
- a CDS encoding glycosyltransferase family 4 protein, with translation MTRALFAATVPETLKGFILPFAEHFRAQGWRVDGMAQGISGCSGCTAAFDRVWDVAWSRNPYEGKNLLQVPGAVREAVASGGYDLVHVHTPVASFVTRFSLRSLDRKLRPKVIYTAHGFHFYRGGSRLRNGLYLALEKLAGRWTDYLVVMNQEDLESAKKYRIVPPERVTYMPGIGVDTAYYSPGLVGAGELEGVRGEMGLQPEDRLFLMIAEFIPRKRHEDVLRAFASLDHPGAHLAFAGTGPLAEQMGSLAAELKLEKRVHFLGFRRDIPTLLKASAAVVLPSVHEGLPRSLMEALCLEVPCIGSNIRGTSDLLAGNRGLLVRVGDVEGLRCAMAWILENPGLAREMAARGKARMADYDIHNIIHMHEALYSRALAG, from the coding sequence ATGACTCGAGCCCTATTCGCGGCAACCGTCCCCGAGACCTTGAAGGGGTTCATTCTGCCGTTCGCGGAACATTTTCGCGCCCAGGGCTGGCGCGTGGATGGCATGGCCCAGGGGATTTCGGGATGCAGCGGTTGCACCGCGGCGTTTGACCGGGTTTGGGATGTGGCCTGGTCGCGAAACCCCTACGAGGGGAAGAACCTGTTGCAGGTCCCCGGGGCGGTTCGTGAGGCGGTTGCCTCGGGGGGGTACGACCTGGTCCATGTGCATACCCCGGTTGCCTCGTTTGTCACCAGGTTTTCCCTGCGCAGCTTGGACCGCAAGCTTCGCCCCAAAGTAATCTACACAGCCCATGGGTTTCACTTCTACCGGGGGGGCAGTCGCCTCCGCAACGGGCTTTACCTGGCCCTGGAAAAGTTAGCGGGTCGTTGGACGGACTATCTGGTGGTCATGAACCAGGAAGATCTCGAATCGGCGAAAAAGTACCGGATCGTCCCTCCTGAACGGGTGACTTACATGCCCGGGATCGGGGTCGACACCGCTTATTACAGCCCTGGCCTGGTCGGCGCCGGTGAGTTGGAGGGCGTGCGCGGGGAGATGGGGCTGCAGCCGGAGGACCGGCTGTTTCTGATGATTGCCGAGTTCATCCCCCGCAAGCGGCATGAAGACGTGTTGCGGGCTTTTGCCAGCCTTGACCATCCCGGTGCCCATCTGGCCTTCGCCGGTACCGGCCCCCTCGCGGAGCAGATGGGCTCCCTGGCGGCCGAACTGAAGCTGGAAAAGCGGGTCCACTTCCTGGGCTTTCGTCGGGATATCCCGACCCTGCTGAAAGCATCGGCGGCCGTGGTGCTGCCCTCGGTGCATGAGGGGTTGCCGAGAAGCCTGATGGAGGCGCTGTGCCTGGAGGTTCCCTGTATCGGCTCGAACATCCGCGGCACCAGTGACCTTCTCGCCGGCAACCGGGGCCTGCTGGTGCGGGTGGGGGACGTGGAGGGGCTGCGCTGTGCCATGGCCTGGATCCTGGAGAACCCTGGCTTGGCCCGGGAGATGGCGGCCCGCGGAAAGGCCCGCATGGCCGATTATGACATCCACAATATCATCCATATGCACGAAGCCCTCTACAGCAGGGCGTTGGCGGGGTGA
- the asnB gene encoding asparagine synthase (glutamine-hydrolyzing), producing MCGFAGFIELGTGPVGRGLGPVVQGLTDKLLHRGPDDGGHWVDPDQGVALGHRRLAIIDLSQEGHQPMVSRCGRYVLVFNGEIYNFQGLRQRLEATSWDGGWRGASDTEVLLEAIAFWGVEETLKQSIGMFAFALWDRQRRLLYLGRDRLGEKPLYYGWGKGAFFFGSELKALGAHPGWRGDISPGALALFVRFNYVPAPYSIYEGVFKLSPGAFACVSLEWLRDNGGGQPTPLPEKSYWSARTAALAGVGSPFAGTAKEATAALDSLLRDAVRQQMVADVPLGAFLSGGIDSSTIVALMQAQSSLPVRTFTIGVDREDYNEARHARAVAQHLGTQHTELYVTPEDALAVIPDLPELYDEPFADPSQVPTFLVSKLTRRHVTVSLSGDGGDELFGGYNRYFLATSIWKRCGWLPPKLRQCLASGLTSLPASFVDRGPGWLSAQAGKFGRAGRLSDKLNKLAAILPASSPEELYLNLSSNWGGDLPLVDPAQGRLSIFSEPGWGEGFSSFPEKMMYLDMLSYLPDDILVKVDRAAMSVSLETRVPLLDHRVCEFAWKIPLHMKIRNGQGKWLLRQVLYRYVPAELVERPKRGFDIPIDAWIRGPLREWAEALLDERRLRDGGLFEPAPIRRRWAEHLTGKSNWQASLWNVLMFQSWLEARP from the coding sequence ATGTGCGGTTTTGCGGGGTTTATTGAATTGGGGACGGGGCCGGTGGGAAGGGGATTGGGGCCCGTGGTCCAGGGGTTGACGGACAAACTGCTCCACCGCGGGCCGGATGATGGGGGCCACTGGGTCGATCCCGACCAGGGGGTCGCCCTTGGCCACCGGCGTCTGGCCATCATCGATCTCTCCCAGGAAGGGCATCAGCCCATGGTCTCCCGCTGCGGCCGGTATGTCCTGGTCTTCAACGGGGAGATCTACAATTTCCAGGGGCTGCGCCAACGCCTGGAAGCTACAAGTTGGGATGGCGGTTGGCGGGGGGCTTCGGATACCGAGGTCCTGCTCGAGGCCATCGCCTTCTGGGGGGTCGAGGAGACCCTTAAGCAGTCGATAGGGATGTTCGCCTTTGCCCTCTGGGACCGCCAGCGGCGCCTTCTTTACCTGGGGCGTGACCGGCTCGGTGAAAAGCCGCTGTATTACGGCTGGGGGAAGGGGGCCTTCTTCTTCGGATCGGAGCTCAAGGCCCTGGGGGCTCACCCGGGATGGCGGGGAGACATCAGCCCTGGAGCCCTGGCCCTGTTCGTGAGGTTCAATTACGTACCCGCTCCCTACAGCATCTACGAGGGGGTATTCAAGCTTTCCCCCGGAGCCTTCGCCTGTGTCAGCCTGGAATGGCTGAGAGACAACGGTGGCGGCCAACCTACACCGCTGCCGGAAAAAAGCTACTGGTCGGCCCGCACCGCCGCCCTGGCTGGAGTCGGCAGCCCCTTTGCAGGGACTGCAAAGGAGGCGACGGCCGCCCTGGACTCGCTGCTTCGCGATGCGGTGCGTCAGCAGATGGTGGCGGATGTCCCCCTGGGAGCCTTTCTTTCGGGCGGGATCGATTCCTCCACCATCGTCGCCCTCATGCAGGCCCAGAGTTCGCTGCCGGTGAGGACCTTTACCATCGGGGTGGACAGGGAGGACTACAACGAGGCCAGGCATGCCCGCGCCGTGGCCCAGCACCTGGGGACGCAACACACCGAGCTTTACGTGACGCCCGAGGATGCCCTGGCGGTGATACCGGATTTGCCGGAACTTTACGACGAGCCCTTTGCCGACCCGTCCCAGGTCCCCACTTTTCTTGTGTCCAAGCTTACCCGCAGGCACGTCACGGTAAGCCTCTCGGGGGATGGCGGAGATGAGCTTTTCGGGGGATACAATCGATACTTTCTGGCCACCAGCATCTGGAAGCGCTGCGGCTGGCTGCCCCCGAAACTGCGCCAATGCCTCGCAAGCGGCCTGACATCTCTGCCCGCCAGTTTTGTCGACCGTGGGCCGGGGTGGCTCTCCGCCCAGGCCGGGAAGTTCGGCAGGGCGGGCAGGCTCAGCGACAAATTGAACAAATTGGCCGCCATTCTGCCCGCTTCTTCGCCCGAGGAGCTCTATCTCAATCTCTCATCGAACTGGGGCGGCGACCTGCCGCTGGTCGATCCGGCCCAGGGGCGGTTGAGCATCTTTTCCGAGCCTGGCTGGGGGGAGGGCTTTTCCTCGTTCCCTGAAAAAATGATGTACCTGGACATGCTGAGCTATCTGCCCGACGATATCCTGGTGAAGGTGGACCGGGCCGCGATGAGCGTCAGTCTGGAAACCCGGGTGCCTCTGCTGGATCACCGGGTCTGTGAATTCGCCTGGAAAATTCCGCTGCATATGAAGATCCGCAACGGACAGGGGAAGTGGCTGCTGCGACAGGTTTTGTACCGCTACGTCCCCGCTGAACTGGTGGAGCGGCCCAAGCGCGGGTTCGACATCCCCATCGACGCCTGGATCCGCGGCCCCCTGCGGGAGTGGGCCGAGGCGCTTCTGGATGAAAGGCGCCTGCGTGACGGAGGGCTGTTTGAACCGGCTCCCATCAGGCGCAGATGGGCCGAACATCTCACGGGAAAATCCAACTGGCAGGCAAGTCTCTGGAATGTTCTGATGTTTCAATCCTGGCTGGAAGCCCGGCCGTAA
- a CDS encoding glycosyltransferase family 4 protein: MIKIHFVVTGLETGGAEMMLFKLLSRLDRARFSPEVTSLLDMGVLGEKLQDHGIPVSCLGMRRGVPDPRKILTLSIILKRSRPDIVQTWMYHADLIGGLAAKMAGKTKVGWNIRNGILDPTLSGKQTIWTVKACARLSSFLTDFIVCCAESARTIHAELGYRDDRMVVIPNGFDVDTFRPDPEARGRIRSELGIPENAIVLGLAGRFDPQKDHGSFFKATARLRTGGDRVRLVLCGNDINETNHALTRLMRDAAMGDGVHLLGRRGDMPQVTAAFDIACSSSAYGEAFSNTIGEAMACEVPCVVTDVGDSAAIVGTTGLVVPPRDPDALYGALKKMLDMGPEGRRRLGQLARERVVREYSLERVVKQYEDLYEGVMASSPRSRGKA; the protein is encoded by the coding sequence ATGATTAAAATTCATTTTGTTGTCACAGGTTTGGAGACAGGTGGTGCGGAAATGATGTTGTTCAAGCTCCTGTCCCGCTTGGACCGTGCACGATTCAGTCCAGAGGTGACTTCGCTGCTCGATATGGGGGTTCTTGGCGAGAAACTTCAAGACCACGGAATTCCCGTATCTTGCCTTGGGATGAGAAGAGGGGTTCCCGATCCCAGGAAGATTCTGACATTGTCGATTATTCTTAAGCGCTCGCGCCCCGATATTGTTCAAACCTGGATGTATCATGCTGACCTCATTGGAGGCCTGGCGGCAAAAATGGCAGGAAAAACGAAGGTCGGTTGGAATATTCGAAACGGAATTCTAGACCCGACCCTCAGTGGAAAACAGACCATATGGACGGTTAAGGCCTGTGCGCGACTTTCCTCCTTTCTGACGGATTTCATTGTTTGTTGCGCCGAATCAGCTAGAACAATTCATGCTGAGCTTGGATATCGGGACGATCGAATGGTGGTAATCCCCAACGGTTTTGATGTAGACACTTTCAGGCCCGATCCAGAGGCCCGCGGCCGAATTCGGTCCGAACTTGGGATCCCCGAAAACGCGATTGTGCTTGGGCTGGCCGGGCGTTTTGACCCCCAAAAGGATCATGGATCTTTTTTCAAGGCGACCGCCAGATTAAGGACCGGGGGGGATCGTGTCAGGCTTGTCCTGTGCGGGAACGACATCAACGAAACCAACCATGCCCTCACGAGGTTGATGCGCGATGCCGCGATGGGAGATGGGGTTCACCTTCTCGGTAGAAGAGGCGACATGCCCCAGGTTACCGCAGCCTTCGATATTGCCTGTTCGTCATCGGCCTACGGGGAGGCCTTTTCCAACACCATTGGCGAAGCCATGGCCTGCGAAGTCCCTTGCGTGGTCACCGACGTCGGCGACTCGGCGGCTATTGTCGGCACTACCGGCCTGGTCGTTCCACCTCGCGATCCCGATGCCCTGTATGGGGCGCTGAAAAAAATGCTCGATATGGGTCCCGAGGGGAGACGGCGGCTTGGCCAACTCGCCAGGGAGCGCGTGGTCAGGGAGTATTCCCTGGAGCGGGTCGTCAAACAGTACGAGGATTTGTACGAGGGGGTAATGGCCTCATCGCCCCGCTCCAGGGGAAAGGCCTGA